NNNNNNNNNNNNNNNNNNNNNNNNNNNNNNNNNNNNNNNNNNNNNNNNNNNNNNNNNNNNNNNNNNNNNNNNNNNNNNNNNNNNNNNNNNNNNNNNNNNNNNNNNNNNNNNNNNNNNNNNNNNNNNNNNNNNNNNNNNNNNNNNNNNNNNNNNNNNNNNNNNNNNNNNNNNNNNNNNNNNNNNNNNNNNNNNNNNNNNNNNNNNNNNNNNNNNNNNNNNNNNNNNNNNNNNNNNNNNNNNNNNNNNNNNNNNNNNNNNNNNNNNNNNNNNNNNNNNNNNNNNNNNNNNNNNNNNNNNNNNNNNNNNNNNNNNNNNNNNNNNNNNNNNNNNNNNNNNNNNNNNNNNNNNNNNNNNNNNNNNNNNNNNNNNNNNNNNNNNNNNNNNNNNNNNNNNNNNNNNNNNNNNNNNNNNNNNNNNNNNNNNNNNNNNNNNNNNNNNNNNNNNNNNNNNNNNNNNNNNNNNNNNNNNNNNNNNNNNNNNNNNNNNNNNNNNNNNNNNNNNNNNNNNNNNNNNNNNNNNNNNNNNNNNNNNNNNNNNNNNNNNNNNNNNNNNNNNNNNNNNNNNNNNNNNNNNNNNNNNNNNNNNNNNNNNNNNNNNNNNNNNNNNNNNNNNNNNNNNNNNNNNNNNNNNNNNNNNNNNNNNNNNNNNNNNNNNNNNNNNNNNNNNNNNNNNNNNNNNNNNNNNNNNNNNNNNNNNNNNNNNNNNNNNNNNNNNNNNNNNNNNNNNNNNNNNNNNNNNNNNNNNNNNNNNNNNNNNNNNNNNNNNNNNNNNNNNNNNNNNNNNNNNNNNNNNNNNNNNNNNNNNNNNNNNNNNNNNNNNNNNNNNNNNNNNNNNNNNNNNNNNNNNNNNNNNNNNNNNNNNNNNNNNNNNNNNNNNNNNNNNNNNNNNNNNNNNNNNNNNNNNNNNNNNNNNNNNNNNNNNNNNNNNNNNNNNNNNNNNNNNNNNNNNNNNNNNNNNNNNNNNNNNNNNNNNNNNNNNNNNNNNNNNNNNNNNNNNNNNNNNNNNNNNNNNNNNNNNNNNNNNNNNNNNNNNNNNNNNNNNNNNNNNNNNNNNNNNNNNNNNNNNNNNNNNNNNNNNNNNNNNNNNNNNNNNNNNNNNNNNNNNNNNNNNNNNNNNNNNNNNNNNNNNNNNNNNNNNNNNNNNNNNNNNNNNNNNNNNNNNNNNNNNNNNNNNNNNNNNNNNNNNNNNNNNNNNNNNNNNNNNNNNNNNNNNNNNNNNNNNNNNNNNNNNNNNNNNNNNNNNNNNNNNNNNNNNNNNNNNNNNNNNNNNNNNNNNNNNNNNNNNNNNNNNNNNNNNNNNNNNNNNNNNNNNNNNNNNNNNNNNNNNNNNNNNNNNNNNNNNNNNNGAAGGGAGTATATTATAGTCTCGCCGTGACCGGAATAAGCGAGGACGATTTACTATGTTTTTGTTTATAAAAGCAATAAGTAGAGAAGCGATTTATTGCAGAAATAAGAAATAAGACTATCTTTTACTGTGTGTATTGCGCTTATCTTCTCCTTTTTGTTGAGAGGAGAGCAAAACAACAGAGACCACCAAAGCTCGAATCCATTTATAGCAATTGTACATGACCTTGCTCGTTGAACAAGCCGGCCAGCGAGCTTCATGGCGCACCGCACATCCATGCCCGGCTTCTTGCTCCCGCCGCCAATAAATACGTGAAACATCAATCACTACACACACACATCCATCCCTCGCTCGATCAAGAAACAAGCAAGGTTACGCACGCTAATAGCTTGCTAGCTCTCCACCAACAATGGCCTCCAGGTCCTCCATCCTTCTCGCCGCCGCGGTGCTGGCCGTGCTGCTGGCCGTGGGCTCATGCGGCTCCGCACTCACCTTCAAGACCGGGCCGGGCTGCAGCGCCACCCGCCTGGTCCTCATCCCTAGCACCGCCATCTCCGAGGTGGAGGTCAAGGAGAAgggcgcaagcgacttctcgGAGCTCAAGGAAGGCCCGACTGGCACCTGGACGCTCGACAGCAAGGCGCCGCTCAAGGGCCCCTTCTCCATCCGCTTCGCTGCCAAGTCCGGTGGCTACCGCGTCGTCGATGACGCCATTCCCGCTAGCTTCAAGGCCGGATCCGTCTACAAGACCAGCCTCCAGGTCTGAGCGACACATCGGACGCGCGCGTATGGCATCGGATGGAAATTTATATTGACCTCTAAATAAAATTTCAAAAGAGATCGGCCTCACATGCCAGCGAGACATTTTTTTCTATGGTTTGCTGATTGGCCGCTCTTAGGCTACAGTGTAAGGCAACTATGGAACTGTTAGTGTCCGTTCGTGCATGGTGCACGTATgatgtatgcatgcatggcgCATGTGTCTATATCGATCGGTGCTTGAGCAAATTGCCTAAATGTTTTCTTTCAAATCCTATGATTTGATTAATCAAAGTGACAAATAAAAAGGATTGCCTGTATTTGATCGAATGACTGCATAATTGAGGATTTGCAAAATCTTGTCTCATTGAAATTGATTTTGACTAATTTTCCACGTGGCACCGTTTCAAGCTTTATATGACCAAAGGTGCAGAACACCTTTGAATTGTTTAGAAGCAGGAGAAAGAGCACACCTTGGACCTGATTTGGTTATTGAAGCAGAAGAAAAAATTCAAAAGGTCCGTAAGCATTTGGAGATAGCACAATCAAGACAGAAAAGTTACGCCGATAAGAGAAGACGACCTTGGGTCTTTAAagttggagattttgtatatcTCCAAGTATCACCTATGAAAGGAGTGCAATATTTATGAGTCAAAGGAAAGCTAGCTCCGAGGtatattggtccatatgaaATTTTAGAGCAAAAAGATCCTGTTGCTTACAAACTCTTACTGCCAGACCAACTCTATACACTTGGTGTGGTTCTTACTTCCTGAAGAACttctagaagatccagaacTTGACTTGGAACCATAATTGACCTATGAAGAAGGACCTAATAAGATTTTGGATCATAAAATACGAGATACTCACACCAAAAGTATCAAGTTTTACAAGGTATAGTGGAAGAACCACACCAAGGATGAGGCCACTTGGGAATAGGCAGAGAACCTGGAATCCAAGTATTCTGAACTTTTTGAAGAGGTTTGAAATTAGATGGATACAAAAGCAGTCCCCCAATTTCTTTTATGGGGTTGTAAAGAGAAAACTATGACACATTTTCCTTGAGAAGAAGTCGAGCATTtggaatctcgggatgagattttTTTAatggggagaggctgtaacaccaAGTGTGTTTTGAAACCTAAAGAAGACCATCATTAGGTCAATGATGAAATTTGGCTTACAAGGAGGTATTATGAGTTAAGTCAAATTTGGGTCAAATGTGgtaaaaaattcaaattaaaGATTCAAATTTcgaaaaatttgaccaaatgaGGAATCAAGAGTTGAAAGTGCTTAGAATCCAATGGAATCAAGTTTGAGAGGAAATTCAAGTCATAAGGACCTCGATGGCGTAGTTAAAGTTGTTGACTAGCGTCAACTTGAACAAAATCAGGAAAAATTCGTAAGTCTGTAAATATGATCAAGTGACCATTTTTGGATTTGATTTATGAAGAAAATCATCGTAGAGACCCTGGAGGATTTTGGACTACAAATGATCTTGGGTATCCAGTGAGTATTTTGGACATGTTGTTGATAAGGAAAAGAGAGATTTAAATTTTAAACTGAGGCTCGTAGTTTGAAAGTTGTGCAGTTTTCAACTTAGCAAATAAACTGAATGAAGTCTAAAAATGGTGCTAAGTGGGCAAATTTGGGTCAAGATTTTGAGAAAGTTTACATTATCACATTGGACAAGatcatgcaaaatggaatctccAGTCTATGGTTAACCAATGTCAGTAGCTCTTGTACAAGAAAAAGGAGGTTTAAGTATTTAAATGTGAGctcaaaatttgaatcttgCACTGTTTTGGGGGGGACTGTTTAACCGAAGAACGTGTTCAAAGGGTTCAGTTTAAGCTCGAGTTTTGTTCATGTTCAGAAGCTTCGATCTCCAAATCCGTTGAGCTAGGGAACAAAAGTCCTATCTATGACTTGTAGTTGAGTGAACCATCTCCAACTTTGGTTAAAGGCTTATGACAGATTGGTGATCGGTTTGTGCAGATTTCATTGATAAGCAGCTAGGTTTTCCAGTGAAGGTTTGCTCTGCCACAGCCTCTTGGCCAGCTGCTCGCCTGCTTGCTTGCTGGCGCCGACGCTTTACTTAGcgttgtcgggcatgcatcccaggcccacgagtaggccctgtgcggcccactaaggggtgtACTCGGACACAATCAAGACTAGGGGGCTACATGGGaagaagcgtatcccactcggactagttaggtaggcatatg
The genomic region above belongs to Setaria italica strain Yugu1 chromosome VI, Setaria_italica_v2.0, whole genome shotgun sequence and contains:
- the LOC101757357 gene encoding pollen allergen Phl p 2 — its product is MASRSSILLAAAVLAVLLAVGSCGSALTFKTGPGCSATRLVLIPSTAISEVEVKEKGASDFSELKEGPTGTWTLDSKAPLKGPFSIRFAAKSGGYRVVDDAIPASFKAGSVYKTSLQV